In Tachysurus vachellii isolate PV-2020 chromosome 1, HZAU_Pvac_v1, whole genome shotgun sequence, a genomic segment contains:
- the hecw1b gene encoding E3 ubiquitin-protein ligase HECW1 codes for MIHRQVILTQNLYQNRFLGLAAMASPSRSSQARRRSKDPIRHSFNPEHFPSVDFSQNGEPEELAAALPRSTSDTDLVTSHCRSTLTASSSHYAIGQSPDITLIWDIKEEVDAGDWIGMYLIDEVLSENFLDYKNRGVNGSHKGQIVWKIEANSYFVEPETKVCFKYYHGVSGALRATTPSVTVRNPSAPVFKPVAVDDVPQSQGSRRLISFSLSDFQATGLKKGMFFNPDPYLKIAIHPGKHSIFPALPHHGQEKRSGIVCNTVNPMWQRERFSFVSLPTDVLEIEVKDKFAKSRPIIKRFLGKLSMPVQRLLEKHAIGDRVVSYTLGRRLPTEHVSGQLQFRFEITSSIHPDDEDMSLSADLECTTVPEEPEEPEQHVPGELEAGGHSAPVQAEDTMSLDLAAPDLPLDGDMASVEVPMDVDPLEAGEGRTEIQETFGGQVAEFVPGESSEQEVETVAAEQDGESEVEALVPEQDEGSQLEVQIFEQDEASEQEVAAMEQMEQGDTGVQGEGYSQETNHVEPLDSEITEGTTAAPAVEAEEIENVLEGSEANHVSPEDYAQAEDDDQEEEEVCSLRMRGPAKRKNRPCSLPVCELETVIASTCEEPETPRSHYIRLHHLLHSLPSNQSESCKTEEEVEEEEEEEEQDEEGDAPEPLTPNGPRRSLPRSRSHQRLSELVQILDGEGQVLGSEGQVRGQRSPAESEGETDLSPVPCCSHMVVRGAGAMRAASLDSARCTMGSVFSSQEDDDDMDGLNGILDLEVEPCQAVRHRTRDGTRWEEVPDTHVQSPQGIVGDGESPEAGTSNRRECPLPCSHPPVSQLPALRPDPHHYPTIDEPLPPNWEARIDSHGRVFYVDHINRTTTWQRPTAAATPDGLRRSGSIQQMEQLNRRYQTIQRTMATERREEEGGNSSSRLERTSSTETDSPPQTSESRRDSHCSPNHCQKITLLLQCPAVKFITHPEFFTVLHANYGAYRMFTNSSCLKHMILKIRRDARNFERYQHNRDLVSFLNRFADSHMELPRGWEIKTDPQGKSFFVDHNSRATTFIDPRIPLQNGRLPNHLTHRQHLQRLRSYSAGEASDVSRTRGVSLLARPSNSLVTAIRNQSQQEPVPLAYNDKIVAFLRQPNIFEVLQERQPSLARNHSLKEKVHHIRTEGTPRLEKLSCDADFVMLLSLFEEDIMSYVPLTTFHSGFAFSPRCSPGSSPQNSPGTQRARAPAPYRRDFEAKLRNFYRKLEAKGYGQGPGKIKLIVRRDHLLEGTFNQVMAYSRKELQRNKLYITFVGEEGLDYSGPSREFFFLLSQELFNPYYGLFEYSANDTYTVQISPMSAFVESHLEWFRFCGRILGLALIHQYLLDAFFTRPFYKALLRLSTDLSDLEYLDEEFHQSLQWMKDNDITDVLDLNFTVNEEVFGQVTERELKSGGANVQVTEKNKKEYIERMVKWRVERGVVQQTQALVRGFYEVVDSRLVSVFDARELELVIAGTAEIDLNDWRTNTEYRGGYHDGHIVIRWFWGAVERFNNEQRLRLLQFVTGTSSVPYEGFTALRGSNGLRRFCIEKWGKITSLPRAHTCFNRLDLPPYPSYTMLYEKLLIAVEETSTFGLE; via the exons CCGAGACGAAGGTTTGCTTTAAGTACTACCACGGGGTGAGCGGTGCCTTGAGGGCTACGACGCCTAGTGTGACCGTGAGGAACCCTTCAgcgccg GTGTTCAAGCCGGTTGCCGTAGACGACGTGCCTCAGAGTCAGGGCAGCCGAAGACTCATCAGCTTCTCTCTGTCAG ATTTCCAGGCGACAGGCTTAAAGAAGGGCATGTTCTTTAACCCGGACCCCTACCTGAAGATCGCAATCCACCCGGGCAAACACAGCATCTTCCCTGCTCTACCTCACCATGGCCAGGAGAAAAGATCAGGCATCGTCTGCAACACCGTCAACCCCATGTGGCAGAGGGAG AGGTTTAGTTTTGTGTCTTTACCTACGGATGTGCTGGAGATTGAGGTAAAGGATAAATTTGCCAAGAGCAGACCCATCATAAAGCGCTTCCTGGGTAAACTGTCCATGCCGGTGCAGAGATTACTGGAGAAGCATGCGATCGG TGACCGAGTCGTCAGCTACACTTTGGGTCGAAGATTGCCAACGGAGCATGTCAGTGGTCAATTGCAGTTCCGGTTTGAAATAACTTCCTCCATTCATCCAG ATGATGAGGACATGTCACTCAGCGCAGATCTTGAGTGTACCACAGTGCCTGAGGAACCAGAGGAACCTGAGCAGCATGTGCCAGGGGAACTGGAGGCAGGTGGACATTCTGCTCCGGTTCAAGCCGAAGACACAATGAGCCTGGATCTGGCTGCTCCTGATCTGCCTTTAGATGGAGACATGGCCTCAGTAGAAGTTCCCATGGATGTAGATCCTTtggaggctggtgagggaaggACAGAGATACAGGAGACCTTTGGGGGGCAGGTGGCAGAATTTGTCCCTGGAGAGAGCAGTGAACAAGAGGTGGAGACTGTGGCAGCTGAGCAAGATGGAGAGAGTGAAGTGGAGGCCCTGGTGCCTGAGCAAGATGAAGGAAGTCAGTTGGAGGTCCAGATTTTTGAACAGGATGAAGCGAGTGAACAAGAAGTGGCAGCTATGGAGCAGATGGAGCAAGGTGACACAGGAGTACAGGGAGAAGGATATAGTCAAGAGACAAATCATGTGGAACCACTTGATTCAGAAATTACAGAAGGGACGACAGCAGCCCCTGCTGTAGAGGCAGAAGAAATAGAGAATGTTTTGGAAGGATCTGAAGCTAACCATGTCTCCCCTGAGGATTATGCTCAAGCAGAGGATGACgatcaggaagaagaagaagtttgcTCACTCCGGATGCGTGGTCCCGCAAAGCGGAAAAATCGGCCATGCTCGCtgcctgtgtgtgagctggAGACGGTAATTGCCTCGACGTGCGAGGAACCCGAGACCCCACGATCACACTACATTCGTCTCCATCACCTTCTCCACAGCCTTCCTTCTAACCAGTCAGAAAGCTgtaaaacagaagaagaagtggaggaagaagaagaagaagaagagcaagACGAAGAAGGTGATGCACCAGAGCCGCTGACTCCCAATGGCCCACGTCGCTCCCTTCCTCGCAGCCGCTCACACCAGCGTCTCTCCGAACTCGTGCAGATACTAGACGGAGAGGGACAAGTGCTGGGGTCCGAGGGTCAGGTCAGAGGACAAAGATCGCCAGCTGAGAGCGAAGGTGAGACTGACCTTAGCCCAGTGCCATGCTGTAGTCACATGGTGGTGAGGGGTGCAGGTGCAATGCGTGCAGCATCTTTGGACAGTGCACGATGCACCATGGGCAGCGTGTTCTCCTCACAGGAAGACGACGACGACATGGATGGCCTGAACGGCATCTTGGATTTAGAGGTGGAGCCTTGTCAGGCGGTGCGGCATCGAACCAGAGATGGAACAAGGTGGGAGGAAGTTCCTGACACTCATGTGCAAAGTCCACAAGGCATTGTGGGTGATGGAGAGTCCCCGGAAGCTGGGACCAGCAACAGGA gagagtgTCCTCTTCCATGTAGTCACCCTCCAGTAAGCCAACTCCCTGCTCTGAGGCCAGACCCCCACCACTATCCCACCATTGATGAGCCCCTTCCTCCAA actgggAGGCACGCATCGACAGTCATGGACGTGTGTTCTATGTGGACCACATTAACCGCACCACAACGTGGCAAAGACCAACAGCAGCAGCCACGCCTGATGGCTTGCGGAGGTCTGGATCCATCCAGCAAATGGAGCAGCTCAAccggag ATATCAGACCATCCAGAGGACCATGGCTACGGAAAGGAGGGAAGAGGAAGGAGGGAACTCTTCCTCTCGGTTGGAGAGGACTAGCAGCACAGAGACCGACTCGCCGCCTCAGACAAGCG agtCGAGGAGAGACTCGCATTGCTCTCCAAATCACTGTCAGAAGATCACCTTGCTGCTGCAGTGTCCAGCCGTCAAGTTCATCACACATCCGGAGTTCTTCACCGTGCTCCACGCCAACTAt GGTGCGTATCGCATGTTCACCAACAGCTCATGTCTGAAGCACATGATCCTGAAGATCAGGAGGGACGCGCGCAACTTCGAGCGCTACCAGCACAACCGTGATCTCGTATCATTCCTGAACCGCTTCGCCGATTCCCACATGGAGCTGCCTCGGGGCTGGGAGATTAAAACTGACCCTCAGGGAAAG TCGTTCTTTGTGGATCACAACAGTCGTGCTACAACCTTCATTGACCCCAGAATCCCTCTGCAGAACGGCAGGTTGCCCAACCATCTCACTCACCGGCAACACCTGCAGAGACTGCGCAGCTACAGTGcaggagag GCATCCGATGTGTCCCGCACCCGTGGAGTGTCTCTGTTAGCGAGGCCAAGTAACAGTTTGGTAACCGCCATCCGAAACCAAAGCCAGCAGGAGCCGGTGCCACTGG CATACAATGATAAGATTGTAGCGTTTCTACGGCAACCCAACATCTTCGAAGTGCTCCAAGAGAGGCAGCCGAGCCTGGCCAGGAACCACTCGCTGAA aGAAAAGGTACACCATATCCGTACAGAAGGCACACCCAGGCTAGAAAAGCTGTCCTGCGATGCCGACTTTGTCATGCTGTTGAG tTTGTTCGAGGAGGACATCATGTCCTACGTTCCTCTCACGACGTTTCACTCCGGCTTCGCCTTCTCTCCCCGCTGCTCCCCGGGTTCCTCTCCGCAAAATTCTCCAG GAACCCAGAGAGCTCGTGCTCCAGCTCCGTATCGCAGAGACTTTGAGGCCAAACTTCGTAACTTCTACAGGAAACTGGAAGCCAAGGGTTATGGACAAGGACCAGGGAAAATCAA ACTGATAGTACGGCGAGATCATCTATTAGAAGGCACGTTTAACCAGGTCATGGCCTACTCACGCAAAGAGCTCCAAAGGAACAAACTCTACATCACCTTTGTCGGAGAAGAAGG tctGGATTACAGTGGACCTTCTCGGGAGTTTTTCTTCCTGCTTTCTCAGGAGCTTTTTAACCCGTATTACGGCTTGTTCGAGTACTCCGCCAATGACACCTACACGGTCCAGATCAGCCCCATGTCAGCCTTCGTGGAGAGTCATTTGGAATG gtTTCGTTTCTGTGGCCGGATCTTAGGCCTAGCGTTGATTCATCAGTATCTGCTGGACGCTTTCTTCACCCGGCCATTTTATAAAGCTCTGCTCAGACT ATCGACTGACCTGAGCGATCTGGAGTATCTGGATGAGGAGTTCCACCAGAGCTTACAGTGGATGAAGGATAATGACATCACGGACGTCCTGGATCTAAACTTCACCGTCAATGAGGAGGTGTTTGGCCAG GTAACAGAGAGGGAGCTGAAGTCAGGAGGCGCCAACGTTCAGGTGACGGAGAAGAACAAGAAAGAGTACATAGAACGCATGGTGAAGTGGAGAGTGGAAAGAGGAGTGGTTCAGCAAACCCAAGCTCTGGTCCGAGGCTTTTATGag GTGGTGGATTCTCGACTGGTGTCTGTGTTTGACGCTAGAGAGCTGGAGCTGGTCATCGCTGGAACGGCCGAGATCGACCTCAACGACTGGAGGACCAACACAGAATACAGAGGCG GCTACCACGACGGGCACATCGTGATCCGGTGGTTCTGGGGAGCAGTGGAGCGCTTTAACAACGAGCAGAGGCTGCGGCTGCTGCAGTTTGTTACAGGGACGTCCAGCGTGCCATACGAGGGCTTTACGGCTCTGCGTGGAAGCAACGGCCTGCGCCGCTTCTGCATCGAGAAGTGGGGGAAAATCACTTCTCTGCCAAG GGCTCATACCTGCTTTAATCGCCTTGATCTTCCTCCTTACCCGTCCTACACGATGCTCTATGAGAAGCTCCTCATCGCTGTAGAGGAGACCAGCACTTTCGGCCTTGAGTGA
- the fuz gene encoding protein fuzzy homolog: MFSISSPLSMLQSQSVQLLCLTASSGVPLFSRGSTKQLPFSIIGSLNGVHMFGKGHDAALSCCETDQGGRVLWRVFHDSLMLIGVSSNANISELHLRRLLENTWNCMVLVLGLDELVNARNVERLKRELRSCYGLIDMLLERGVEDRDQGLMGDLTHCTDCILLPQPDLLQDTLDSFTRAAESEFGCLLISGRLAVATEKWWRLAPQELVLLSALAKLPPGKTSCDYPVFLPQGSPNVALRLLCFQLLHGAIVCVLCGPKPSLYQVEIKQVYRFWSPLVENLRSCSDQAERSALSPSVSFRRDVLALLLINRESCRSVASLSSKATPLLSPARRWVLLRLFYTFAVTRYFTSEESPSSECPTAELLHEEFPAGFIHLPVHCYLVTDECKCYAVQTSQHQLFLLTDLSVSTFALRSVATHTLDAVTTATGF, encoded by the coding sequence ATGTTCAGCATCTCTTCCCCACTCAGCATGCTTCAGTCCCAGAGTGTCCAGCTCCTCTGCCTGACGGCGTCCAGCGGTGTTCCGCTCTTCAGCCGCGGCTCCACCAAGCAGCTGCCCTTCTCCATCATTGGTTCACTGAATGGTGTGCACATGTTCGGGAAGGGTCACGATGCGGCTCTGTCCTGCTGTGAGACTGATCAAGGTGGACGTGTGCTCTGGAGAGTCTTCCACGACAGCTTGATGCTTATCGGAGTCAGCAGCAACGCCAACATTAGCGAGCTGCACTTGAGGCGTTTGCTGGAGAACACCTGGAACTGCATGGTGCTCGTGCTGGGCCTGGATGAGCTGGTGAACGCGCGAAACGTAGAGCGGCTCAAGAGAGAGCTGCGCTCTTGCTATGGGTTAATCGACATGCTGCTTGAACGTGGTGTGGAGGATCGTGATCAGGGCCTCATGGGAGATCTGACACACTGCACTGACTGTATACTGCTCCCTCAACCCGACCTCCTTCAAGACACACTGGACTCCTTCACCAGGGCGGCAGAGAGCGAGTTTGGCTGTTTGCTTATCAGCGGTCGACTGGCGGTGGCTACCGAAAAATGGTGGCGTCTCGCTCCACAAGAACTCGTCCTACTTTCTGCACTTGCAAAATTACCCCCTGGGAAAACATCATGTGACTATCCAGTCTTTTTACCCCAAGGTAGCCCTAATGTTGCGCTCAGACTGCTGTGCTTCCAGCTGCTCCATGGTGCCATAGTTTGTGTCCTGTGTGGCCCCAAACCATCTCTGTATCAGGTCGAGATTAAGCAGGTTTACCGTTTTTGGTCTCCACTAGTGGAGAACCTTCGATCCTGCTCGGACCAAGCAGAACGTTCGGCTCTGTCTCCTTCTGTTAGTTTCCGCCGGGACGTCCTAGCTCTTCTCCTAATAAACCGTGAGTCTTGCAGATCTGTGGCATCTCTCAGCTCGAAAGCCACGCCTCTTCTTTCACCGGCTCGTCGTTGGGTGCTTCTGCGCCTCTTTTACACATTTGCAGTGACGCGTTATTTCACCTCGGAGGAATCTCCGAGCTCAGAGTGTCCAACAGCAGAGCTGCTGCATGAGGAGTTTCCTGCAGGGTTCATACACCTGCCTGTGCACTGCTACCTTGTGACTGACGAATGCAAGTGCTACGCTGTGCAGACTTCTCAGCACCAGCTCTTCCTTCTGACCGACCTCTCCGTGTCCACATTCGCTTTGCGCTCCGTcgccacacacactctcgatGCTGTCACCACGGCGACCGGCTTTTAG